A single genomic interval of Marmota flaviventris isolate mMarFla1 chromosome 14, mMarFla1.hap1, whole genome shotgun sequence harbors:
- the Clhc1 gene encoding clathrin heavy chain linker domain-containing protein 1 isoform X4, whose product MTLQDSVNLNALRKFRKHLEDKYREMKQAMLVKYVPIQRMADFDEEMIVLLKRRDIAENLNEKLQFRHQRLQIILYALSSWVKSDKSKTFEDFVEEIQKTKDFHAFIVDQGFVEELLEDDPSKAKNAEIILYYIERFNELMSLGEYEKAAYFAASSPRRILRNMGSMDKFKAIGKIRGKTLPLLLFFEAIFSTSHAFTTPVDADLTLEGIKCGLSEKRLDLVINWVTQEKLTFSEKAGDVIYDYGEQDTFNKAKCLALAQIIYSECGLHKKVLLCLCKQGQIHGAIEYLQQFKDFTPDDLMKLITLCPQTELIQCLTEEKNGRPPFLSFGLAILHLFSVNMEKVGIKLLQEINKGGTDAVEHLVINDSYCSLEMWQQLANICLQNGFDKLSNDIISILRSQAGVAEISEEEDTVNLMEHVFW is encoded by the exons ATGACTCTCCAAGATTCTGTCAATCTAAATGCTCTCAGGAAATTCAGGAAACACCTTGAAGATAAATACAGAGAAATGAAGCAAGCTATGTTGGTAAAATATGTACCAATTCAAAGGATGGCTGATTTTGATGAGGAAATGATTGTGTTATTAAAACGGCGAGATATAGCTGAAAATCTGAATGAAAAATTACAGTTTCG tCATCAAAGACTGCAGATTATTTTATATGCACTTTCTTCATGGGTAAAATCTGATAAGAGCAAAACATTTGAAGACTTCGTGGAAGAAATTCAGAAAACCAAAGATTTTCATG CATTTATAGTTGACCAAGGCTTTGTTGAAGAACTGCTTGAAGATGATCCAAGCAAGGCAAAAAATGCTGAAATTATACTGTACTACATTGaaag GTTCAATGAACTAATGTCACTTGGTGAATATGAAAAGGCAGCTTATTTTGCAGCAAGCAGTCCTAGAAGGATTCTTCGAAACATGGGTTCAATGGATAAATTTAAGG ctattggaaaaattagaggaaaaactCTTCCATTActcttattttttgaggctatattTAGCACAAGCCATGCTTTTACAACTCCTGTTGATGCAGATCTAACCCTAGAAGGAATCAAATGTGGATTATCTGAAAAACGGCTGGATTTAGTTATCAACTGGGTCACCCAGGAAAA GCTGACATTTTcagagaaggctggggatgtgatttatGATTATGGGGAACAAGATACTTTTAACAAAGCCAAGTGCCTGGCTTTAGCTCAGATTATCTACAGTGAATGTGGCCTGCATAAGAAAGTTCTCCTTTGCCTGTGTAAACAGGGTCAGATCCATGGGGCCATAGAATACTTACAACAATTCAAGGACTTTACTCCTG aTGACCTGATGAAGCTAATAACATTATGTCCTCAAACTGAACTAATTCAATGTCTCACTGAAGAAAAGAATGGGAGACCACCATTTTTATCTTTTGGACTTGCCATACTTCATCTGTTCTCTGTGAATATGGAAAAAGTTGGCATTAAGCTACTCCAAGAAATAAACAAAGGTGGGACAG aTGCAGTAGAACATCTTGTGATAAATGATTCATATTGCTCCCTAGAAATGTGGCAACAATTGGCAAATATATGTTTACAGAATGGCTTTGACAAATTATCTAATGACATCATATCCATTCTTCGATCTCAGGCTGGAGTTGCAGAAATTTCTGAAGAAGAAGATACAGTCAATTTAATGGAACATGTTTTTTGGTAG
- the Clhc1 gene encoding clathrin heavy chain linker domain-containing protein 1 isoform X6: MRIIENNSLKIQLQIDQMKQLRAEYDTKEAKYYTLSKDPSKPIPGMTLQDSVNLNALRKFRKHLEDKYREMKQAMLVKYVPIQRMADFDEEMIVLLKRRDIAENLNEKLQFRHQRLQIILYALSSWVKSDKSKTFEDFVEEIQKTKDFHAFIVDQGFVEELLEDDPSKAKNAEIILYYIERFNELMSLGEYEKAAYFAASSPRRILRNMGSMDKFKAIGKIRGKTLPLLLFFEAIFSTSHAFTTPVDADLTLEGIKCGLSEKRLDLVINWVTQEKLTFSEKAGDVIYDYGEQDTFNKAKCLALAQIIYSECGLHKKVLLCLCKQGQIHGAIEYLQQFKDFTPDDLMKLITLCPQTELIQCLTEEKNGRPPFLSFGLAILHLFSVNMEKVGIKLLQEINKGGTDAVEHLVINDSYCSLEMWQQLANICLQNGFDKLSNDIISILRSQAGVAEISEEEDTVNLMEHVFW, translated from the exons GCATGACTCTCCAAGATTCTGTCAATCTAAATGCTCTCAGGAAATTCAGGAAACACCTTGAAGATAAATACAGAGAAATGAAGCAAGCTATGTTGGTAAAATATGTACCAATTCAAAGGATGGCTGATTTTGATGAGGAAATGATTGTGTTATTAAAACGGCGAGATATAGCTGAAAATCTGAATGAAAAATTACAGTTTCG tCATCAAAGACTGCAGATTATTTTATATGCACTTTCTTCATGGGTAAAATCTGATAAGAGCAAAACATTTGAAGACTTCGTGGAAGAAATTCAGAAAACCAAAGATTTTCATG CATTTATAGTTGACCAAGGCTTTGTTGAAGAACTGCTTGAAGATGATCCAAGCAAGGCAAAAAATGCTGAAATTATACTGTACTACATTGaaag GTTCAATGAACTAATGTCACTTGGTGAATATGAAAAGGCAGCTTATTTTGCAGCAAGCAGTCCTAGAAGGATTCTTCGAAACATGGGTTCAATGGATAAATTTAAGG ctattggaaaaattagaggaaaaactCTTCCATTActcttattttttgaggctatattTAGCACAAGCCATGCTTTTACAACTCCTGTTGATGCAGATCTAACCCTAGAAGGAATCAAATGTGGATTATCTGAAAAACGGCTGGATTTAGTTATCAACTGGGTCACCCAGGAAAA GCTGACATTTTcagagaaggctggggatgtgatttatGATTATGGGGAACAAGATACTTTTAACAAAGCCAAGTGCCTGGCTTTAGCTCAGATTATCTACAGTGAATGTGGCCTGCATAAGAAAGTTCTCCTTTGCCTGTGTAAACAGGGTCAGATCCATGGGGCCATAGAATACTTACAACAATTCAAGGACTTTACTCCTG aTGACCTGATGAAGCTAATAACATTATGTCCTCAAACTGAACTAATTCAATGTCTCACTGAAGAAAAGAATGGGAGACCACCATTTTTATCTTTTGGACTTGCCATACTTCATCTGTTCTCTGTGAATATGGAAAAAGTTGGCATTAAGCTACTCCAAGAAATAAACAAAGGTGGGACAG aTGCAGTAGAACATCTTGTGATAAATGATTCATATTGCTCCCTAGAAATGTGGCAACAATTGGCAAATATATGTTTACAGAATGGCTTTGACAAATTATCTAATGACATCATATCCATTCTTCGATCTCAGGCTGGAGTTGCAGAAATTTCTGAAGAAGAAGATACAGTCAATTTAATGGAACATGTTTTTTGGTAG